A region from the Dehalococcoides mccartyi CG5 genome encodes:
- the proB gene encoding glutamate 5-kinase, with protein sequence MNENCYKRVVIKLGTSLLTGGTGKLDHERMADLCRQIAELTRLGTEIVIVSSGAIAAGRSKMGIRHIPKDVPFKQVLAAIGQSQLMNYYDQLFSPHGLTVAQGLLTKSDLSDRSGYLNARNTLLALMELGIITIVNENDVVAIDEIQQAKFGDNDNLSAMVANLIEADLLLILTNIRGLYTSDPTLHPEATLITEVKEITEELEQLAAGSSNKLGTGGMVTKLEAARLATSSGVTAIIADGHIPDIILKLANGENEGTRFIPSLHKPDSRQRWMMSGLCTRGSICVDDGAAKALRENQKSLLAAGVQQAEGKFGRGDIVKLTDSHGKRLGYGITNYSSDDISKIKGLHSQELNAVLGGNQGPEVIHRNNLVVI encoded by the coding sequence ATGAACGAAAATTGTTATAAACGGGTTGTAATAAAGTTGGGCACCAGTCTGCTCACCGGCGGCACAGGCAAGCTTGACCATGAGCGCATGGCTGACCTGTGCCGACAGATAGCCGAACTGACCCGCCTGGGTACTGAGATAGTTATAGTTTCTTCGGGGGCTATTGCCGCCGGACGCTCTAAAATGGGTATCCGCCACATTCCGAAAGATGTTCCTTTTAAACAAGTGCTGGCCGCCATAGGCCAGAGCCAGCTTATGAATTATTATGACCAGTTATTCAGTCCTCACGGGCTGACGGTTGCCCAAGGTCTGCTGACCAAAAGTGACCTGTCTGACCGTTCGGGTTACCTCAACGCCCGAAATACCCTGCTGGCTTTGATGGAACTGGGAATTATAACCATTGTCAATGAAAATGACGTGGTAGCAATAGATGAAATCCAGCAAGCCAAATTTGGGGATAATGACAATCTGTCGGCCATGGTAGCCAACCTGATAGAGGCTGATTTACTGCTGATACTGACCAATATCCGCGGGCTTTACACCTCAGACCCTACTCTCCACCCTGAAGCTACCTTGATAACCGAGGTCAAAGAGATTACCGAAGAACTGGAGCAACTGGCCGCCGGCAGCTCAAACAAGCTGGGTACAGGCGGAATGGTAACCAAACTGGAAGCCGCCAGACTGGCCACATCTTCAGGGGTAACCGCCATTATTGCAGACGGGCATATACCGGATATTATTCTCAAACTGGCGAATGGTGAAAATGAAGGTACCCGTTTTATACCTTCACTGCACAAGCCGGATAGCCGCCAGCGCTGGATGATGAGCGGGCTTTGCACCCGCGGCAGCATCTGTGTAGATGACGGGGCAGCCAAAGCACTAAGAGAAAACCAGAAAAGCCTGCTGGCTGCCGGAGTGCAACAGGCCGAAGGCAAATTCGGGCGGGGTGATATTGTAAAGCTTACCGACAGCCACGGAAAACGGCTGGGTTATGGCATAACCAATTACTCTTCAGATGATATTTCCAAAATAAAAGGCCTTCACTCACAGGAACTAAACGCCGTTTTAGGGGGCAACCAAGGCCCTGAAGTAATACACCGCAATAATCTGGTGGTAATTTAA
- a CDS encoding trypsin-like peptidase domain-containing protein, protein MTTAQKWIGVLLSLVLIGVSAFNTILLLDQKDQLQTAQGQISSLQSQLSQAGTDINTLKSQLTAVNGHLATLDGQIGELLKLSTAQVDAIASVMASVVYIEVDYYDRSTGERGTVSGSGTIMDSRGYILTNRHVVENATNVTVILPNKQVYTAEDFWIDDFMDVAVVKIKANGLQAASFGDPSTLKMGDTVVALGYPLSISPTDGGMTVTAGIVSNLENWFFIDETPYFDVIQTDAAINPGNSGGPMINLTGEIIGINSAGILDAQNMGFAINVATAEQIYESLVADGSVSHPYLGIDVDDYYDDIPGFSGATESNGVEVLDVEHGSPADLAGLRDGDVIYQFDGKAVTSFSDLLRILWRMESGETVVLQIKRGGVERTITIFLEDRPSSSYFF, encoded by the coding sequence ATGACTACCGCCCAGAAATGGATAGGAGTATTACTCAGTTTGGTACTGATAGGGGTAAGTGCGTTTAACACTATTCTCCTGCTTGACCAGAAAGACCAGTTGCAGACTGCCCAGGGGCAGATCTCGTCTCTGCAAAGCCAGCTTAGTCAAGCCGGTACGGATATAAATACGCTTAAGAGCCAGCTGACGGCAGTAAACGGGCATTTAGCTACTTTGGATGGGCAAATCGGCGAGCTTTTAAAACTTTCTACGGCACAAGTGGATGCTATTGCCTCTGTTATGGCGTCGGTGGTGTACATAGAAGTAGATTATTATGACCGGTCTACCGGTGAAAGAGGTACTGTTTCCGGTTCAGGGACTATTATGGATAGCCGCGGCTATATACTTACTAACCGCCATGTGGTGGAAAACGCCACCAATGTGACCGTAATCTTGCCCAATAAACAAGTTTATACGGCTGAGGATTTCTGGATAGATGATTTTATGGATGTGGCCGTAGTTAAAATAAAGGCAAACGGTCTGCAGGCGGCATCTTTCGGTGACCCAAGCACCCTTAAAATGGGTGATACTGTTGTTGCTCTTGGTTATCCGTTAAGCATATCTCCCACTGATGGCGGTATGACGGTCACTGCCGGTATCGTAAGTAATCTGGAGAACTGGTTTTTTATAGATGAAACGCCTTATTTTGACGTAATCCAGACAGATGCGGCTATAAATCCGGGCAATTCCGGCGGGCCTATGATAAACCTCACAGGTGAAATTATCGGTATAAATAGTGCCGGTATTTTAGATGCCCAAAATATGGGTTTTGCTATAAATGTGGCTACCGCCGAGCAGATTTATGAAAGCTTGGTAGCAGACGGCAGCGTCAGTCATCCGTATCTGGGGATAGATGTTGATGACTATTATGATGATATACCGGGATTTAGCGGTGCTACCGAATCAAACGGGGTTGAGGTGTTGGATGTTGAACACGGCAGCCCGGCAGACCTTGCCGGTTTGAGGGATGGTGACGTTATTTACCAGTTTGACGGAAAGGCAGTCACCTCTTTTTCAGACCTGCTCAGAATTCTCTGGAGGATGGAATCAGGTGAGACGGTAGTTTTGCAGATAAAGAGGGGTGGAGTTGAGAGGACTATAACAATATTCCTTGAAGACCGCCCGTCATCCTCATACTTCTTTTAG
- a CDS encoding S1C family serine protease — protein sequence MEGVKSRWISIAVIALLVVVTGFNTAMLFQKSDQLSQAETKIDSLTQSLASLSGLGGDIAGLQQDLSTVQSQLQQVNTDLTCHACAVSDVVSLIEPAIVRVDVSGRNFSASGSGTIIDKRGYILTNYHVIEGATTIRVTLMSGAIYSASVVGSDTGRDVALLLMSATSGQEFPTVTLATMADIKVGMDVVAAGFPLGTDLAGPATFTKGIVSAMRTYEGYLYVQTDAAVNPGNSGGCMVNMDGLMIGIPSAGIVPYGEDIEDINLVIPVSDIISFLALYI from the coding sequence ATGGAAGGAGTCAAATCCCGCTGGATAAGTATAGCTGTTATTGCACTTCTGGTGGTGGTTACCGGATTTAATACCGCTATGCTTTTTCAGAAATCTGACCAGCTTAGTCAGGCTGAAACCAAGATAGATTCTTTAACCCAAAGTTTGGCTTCACTTAGTGGCCTTGGCGGCGATATTGCCGGCCTGCAGCAAGACCTTTCAACTGTCCAAAGCCAGCTTCAGCAGGTAAATACAGACCTTACCTGTCATGCTTGTGCGGTTTCGGATGTGGTCAGTCTGATTGAACCGGCTATAGTGCGGGTAGATGTAAGCGGCCGGAACTTTTCTGCCTCCGGCTCCGGCACTATTATTGATAAACGGGGTTATATACTGACCAATTACCATGTTATTGAAGGGGCAACCACTATCAGGGTAACCCTGATGAGCGGTGCTATATATTCGGCCAGTGTGGTAGGCAGTGATACGGGCCGGGATGTGGCTTTGCTGCTTATGAGTGCTACTAGCGGCCAGGAATTTCCTACTGTTACTTTGGCCACTATGGCTGATATCAAAGTGGGTATGGACGTGGTGGCGGCCGGGTTCCCTTTAGGGACTGATTTGGCTGGTCCGGCTACTTTTACCAAAGGTATTGTTTCGGCTATGCGTACCTATGAAGGTTATCTGTATGTTCAGACAGATGCAGCCGTAAACCCCGGCAACTCCGGCGGTTGCATGGTGAATATGGATGGACTTATGATAGGTATACCCTCTGCCGGGATAGTACCCTATGGTGAGGACATAGAAGATATTAATCTGGTAATACCGGTTAGTGATATTATCAGTTTTCTTGCTTTATACATATAA
- a CDS encoding MerR family transcriptional regulator, with the protein MVYHGVMEKLHTVGELSKMAGVSIRTLHFYDVNGLLKPHSYTAAGYRLYGREEALRLQQVLFYRELGFSLEGIKLLVDEPGTSLLENLRRQSGLLQDKGKQLEDLQKTIQKTISSLEGKIEMEINEYYQGLSQEKIDYYRSEARRRYGEETVRRSEEMVVKMGKTKMAELQAQGQTIFEKMAKNIPNGPAHRESQELINKWRIWLGNFAHYTDEGLLGLARSYRDDPEFKAFFDKIHPELAAFIADAAGVYFKKST; encoded by the coding sequence ATGGTTTATCATGGTGTTATGGAAAAACTACACACAGTTGGTGAACTCTCCAAAATGGCAGGGGTGAGTATACGCACTCTGCATTTTTATGATGTTAACGGTTTACTGAAACCCCACAGTTATACTGCCGCCGGATACAGGCTGTATGGCAGGGAAGAGGCTTTGCGTCTTCAGCAGGTATTATTTTACCGTGAGCTGGGGTTTTCGCTGGAAGGCATAAAACTGCTGGTTGATGAACCGGGTACAAGCCTTCTTGAAAACCTGCGCCGGCAGAGCGGTTTGCTACAGGATAAGGGAAAACAGCTGGAAGATTTGCAGAAGACCATTCAAAAAACTATATCCAGTCTGGAAGGGAAAATAGAGATGGAAATAAACGAATATTATCAGGGGCTTTCGCAGGAGAAGATTGATTACTACCGCAGTGAAGCCCGCCGCAGGTATGGAGAAGAAACAGTTAGGCGTTCAGAAGAGATGGTAGTAAAAATGGGCAAAACCAAAATGGCAGAGCTTCAGGCCCAAGGGCAAACCATATTTGAGAAGATGGCTAAAAATATACCTAACGGCCCTGCCCACCGGGAGTCACAAGAACTGATAAACAAATGGCGGATATGGCTGGGAAACTTTGCTCATTACACAGATGAAGGTTTGCTGGGTCTAGCCAGAAGCTACCGTGATGACCCGGAATTCAAGGCATTTTTTGACAAGATTCATCCTGAACTGGCCGCTTTTATTGCGGATGCGGCCGGGGTGTATTTTAAAAAGTCTACTTGA
- a CDS encoding glutamate-5-semialdehyde dehydrogenase has protein sequence MEKALLEIEEKARLARAASRPLSYASSAQKDAALKNIARCLLDNGPAILEANLKDQNEAKASGMLPAMLDRLIIDQSRLEGIAKDTFAIAALPDPVGEIFDMNTMPNGLIIGKKRVPLGVIAAIYESRPNVTVDIASLCLKAGNAVILRGGKETIHSNTILAKLIRQAVEQAGLPKEAVQFIENTDRNLVNHLLKLSDQIDLVIPRGGAGLISYVKQNSFIPVVAGGIGVVHVYVDADAKVTDAVNIAYNSKVQRPTVCNAMDTLLVHKDIAPVFLPAVAAEWSKAGVEIRADEAALKILENTFGCKLIPATPDDWGKEFLALIAAVKVVDSLDEALSHIARYGSGHTESIVTQNYTSSQRFLNEVDAAAVMVNASTRFTDGSQFGLGAELGISTQKMHARGPMGLKEITSYKWIVYGSGQIRG, from the coding sequence ATGGAAAAAGCACTGCTGGAAATAGAAGAAAAAGCCCGTTTAGCCAGAGCCGCTTCCCGCCCTTTAAGCTATGCTTCATCTGCCCAAAAAGACGCCGCCCTTAAAAATATTGCCCGTTGCCTGCTGGATAACGGGCCTGCCATACTGGAAGCCAATTTGAAAGACCAGAACGAAGCCAAAGCTTCAGGTATGCTCCCCGCCATGCTTGACCGCCTGATTATAGACCAGAGCCGTCTGGAGGGAATTGCCAAAGATACATTCGCTATCGCCGCCCTGCCAGACCCGGTGGGTGAAATATTTGATATGAACACCATGCCCAACGGGCTGATTATCGGTAAAAAACGGGTACCGCTGGGCGTGATTGCGGCTATTTACGAAAGCCGCCCCAACGTTACAGTGGATATTGCCAGTTTGTGCCTGAAAGCCGGAAATGCGGTTATTCTGCGAGGCGGCAAGGAAACTATCCATTCAAATACCATTCTGGCTAAGCTTATCCGACAGGCGGTTGAACAGGCAGGATTACCCAAAGAAGCTGTCCAGTTTATAGAAAATACTGACCGTAATCTGGTAAACCACCTGCTCAAGCTTTCAGATCAGATAGATTTGGTGATACCCAGAGGCGGAGCCGGACTTATTAGTTATGTTAAACAAAACTCTTTTATACCGGTGGTTGCCGGCGGCATAGGGGTAGTGCATGTTTATGTAGATGCCGATGCCAAAGTAACTGATGCGGTAAATATAGCTTACAACTCCAAAGTACAGCGTCCCACCGTCTGCAACGCCATGGACACCCTGCTGGTGCACAAAGATATAGCACCTGTTTTCCTGCCTGCCGTCGCCGCCGAATGGAGCAAGGCCGGAGTGGAAATACGGGCAGATGAGGCCGCCTTGAAAATACTGGAAAACACCTTCGGTTGTAAGCTCATACCCGCCACCCCGGATGACTGGGGCAAGGAATTTCTGGCACTGATTGCGGCGGTGAAAGTGGTAGACAGTCTGGATGAAGCCCTTTCCCATATTGCCAGATACGGCTCAGGGCATACGGAAAGCATAGTTACCCAGAACTATACTTCTTCACAGCGTTTCCTTAACGAAGTAGATGCGGCCGCAGTTATGGTAAATGCCTCCACCCGCTTTACAGATGGCTCGCAATTCGGGCTGGGAGCGGAACTGGGTATAAGCACCCAAAAGATGCATGCCCGCGGCCCGATGGGGCTTAAAGAGATAACCAGCTACAAATGGATAGTCTACGGTAGCGGGCAGATAAGGGGATAG
- the rph gene encoding ribonuclease PH: MQRGDGRNFNQLRPITITPGFQSFAEGSVLIEQGKTRVICSVSMEDRVPQFLRNSGTGWVTAEYSMLPRSTVTRTQRDSSAGKISGRSQEIQRLIGRSLRSCVDMAALGERSFIVDCDVIQADAGTRTASITGSYIALYLAFKKMVDMGILSKMPFTSQVAAVSVSIFKGNIVLDPCYDEDFQAEVDFNLVMNDRGEFVEIQGTAEGKAFSRDTLDQVLKLGEAGIRQLFDIQKGITQPQL, encoded by the coding sequence ATGCAAAGAGGTGATGGCCGCAACTTTAACCAGCTAAGGCCGATAACAATTACACCCGGTTTCCAGAGCTTTGCCGAGGGTTCGGTTTTGATAGAGCAGGGTAAGACAAGGGTAATCTGTTCGGTCAGTATGGAAGACAGAGTTCCCCAGTTTTTGCGTAATAGCGGTACAGGCTGGGTCACGGCTGAATATTCCATGTTGCCCCGTTCCACGGTTACCCGTACCCAAAGAGATTCGTCTGCAGGCAAGATATCCGGCAGGAGTCAGGAAATACAGCGCCTTATAGGCCGCTCCCTGCGTTCCTGTGTAGATATGGCGGCTTTGGGCGAGAGGTCTTTTATTGTAGACTGTGACGTTATTCAGGCAGATGCCGGCACCCGCACCGCTTCCATAACCGGTTCTTATATAGCCCTGTATCTGGCGTTTAAAAAAATGGTAGATATGGGTATTCTTTCCAAAATGCCCTTTACTTCTCAGGTAGCGGCGGTCAGTGTCAGTATTTTTAAAGGCAATATTGTGCTTGACCCCTGTTATGACGAAGATTTTCAGGCTGAAGTGGATTTTAATCTGGTCATGAATGACCGGGGTGAGTTTGTGGAAATACAGGGTACGGCTGAAGGCAAGGCCTTCTCCCGTGATACCCTTGATCAGGTACTCAAACTGGGCGAAGCCGGTATCAGACAGCTTTTTGATATTCAGAAGGGTATTACCCAGCCTCAGCTTTAG
- a CDS encoding NUDIX domain-containing protein, translating to MDNQSCTQPVVTAFLIKGGKVLLFKRSQRVGSYRGCWAAISGHMDTAPLEQVYTEITEETGYEPEDLVLLKEGQVFEYHDTVLGICWQIHPFLFHLKVNRQPQMDWEHVSFCWVFPAEIASLSTVPLLKEAFESLS from the coding sequence GTGGATAACCAGTCCTGTACCCAGCCGGTAGTGACTGCTTTTTTGATAAAAGGCGGCAAGGTGCTTTTATTTAAACGCAGCCAGAGAGTGGGCAGTTACCGCGGTTGCTGGGCGGCTATATCCGGCCACATGGATACAGCACCGCTGGAACAGGTCTATACCGAAATCACCGAAGAAACAGGCTATGAACCCGAAGATTTGGTACTTCTTAAAGAAGGACAGGTATTTGAATACCATGATACCGTACTGGGTATCTGCTGGCAGATACACCCGTTCCTGTTTCATTTAAAGGTAAACAGACAACCCCAAATGGATTGGGAGCATGTAAGTTTTTGCTGGGTTTTTCCAGCTGAAATAGCTTCACTTTCCACCGTTCCCCTGCTTAAAGAGGCCTTTGAAAGCCTGAGCTGA
- a CDS encoding CinA family protein produces the protein MINNLDYKLTDLAGEIGLLLIKHKLSLGVVESATGGLVSNAITNIPGCSAYFPGSVTSYSNGIKQSLLGVSARTLSEQGAVSPETACQMALGGRQLLGTDICLSDTGIAGPGGETPCKPVGLFYLGLSTLKGVRAFEHHFTGSREEIKYQAAVAALDMLRGYLKDMSGG, from the coding sequence ATGATTAATAACCTAGATTATAAACTAACTGATCTGGCAGGGGAAATAGGGCTGCTGCTTATCAAGCATAAACTCAGTTTGGGAGTGGTGGAATCTGCTACCGGAGGGCTTGTTTCAAACGCAATTACCAATATACCCGGTTGTTCAGCCTATTTTCCGGGTTCGGTTACCAGCTACTCCAATGGTATTAAGCAAAGTTTGCTGGGGGTGTCTGCCCGGACGCTTTCAGAACAGGGTGCGGTCAGCCCGGAAACCGCCTGTCAGATGGCTCTGGGGGGGAGGCAGTTACTTGGAACAGATATCTGCTTGTCTGATACGGGGATTGCCGGGCCTGGGGGTGAAACCCCTTGCAAGCCGGTGGGGCTTTTTTATCTGGGGCTGTCCACACTGAAGGGTGTCAGGGCATTTGAACACCATTTTACAGGCAGCCGTGAAGAGATAAAATATCAGGCAGCTGTGGCTGCTCTGGATATGCTGAGGGGATATTTGAAAGACATGTCCGGTGGATAA
- a CDS encoding DUF167 domain-containing protein has protein sequence MPPKESPFKVNLKIIPSARKNELAGYENGLLKLKIAAQPEKGKANKELIDYLSDLLDTPKAEIEICHGHTGRNKVLAFFTLSQADFEAKISAALHGS, from the coding sequence ATGCCACCAAAGGAAAGCCCGTTTAAAGTAAATCTTAAAATAATCCCTTCTGCCCGAAAAAATGAACTGGCAGGTTATGAGAATGGTCTACTCAAACTAAAGATAGCCGCTCAGCCGGAGAAAGGCAAGGCTAACAAGGAGCTGATAGACTACTTAAGTGACCTGCTTGATACCCCTAAAGCCGAAATAGAAATATGCCACGGGCATACCGGGCGGAATAAAGTACTGGCGTTTTTTACACTTAGTCAGGCGGATTTTGAGGCAAAGATTTCGGCGGCTTTGCACGGGTCTTAG
- a CDS encoding PAS domain-containing sensor histidine kinase, whose protein sequence is MEKEELFHLFLDNMLDAVAVYEVSPEGKPVKFMEANEQMCRYIGYTHEEFLDLVTVDVNFEGFNINQTLWLELRESRYLLSECLHKTKDNISVPIEIHYHLFQLDGRNIVFTTIRDISERKKAEENQRRLEKDLNLSSRLASVGALTAGVAHEINSPLTSILGFSERLARKCTSEEQHRDIERIHTEALRAAKVVNNLRTFARSYEQEKKLCGLNDVIRKSIELREYELVIQNIVVELELAENLPATLMDFYKIQQVLINMILNAEQAMYQAHGRGRLLIKTEDMGNFIRMIIEDNGPGISPEIAERVFDPFFTTKEDSRGTGLGLSVCYGIIMEHDGKVQLESKLGQGTRFIIDLPVKNSKIPQRKPSKVVVVKVNAKTRAKPPKSLPQNPPD, encoded by the coding sequence ATGGAAAAAGAAGAACTTTTTCATTTATTTTTAGATAATATGCTGGATGCAGTGGCGGTCTATGAAGTCTCTCCGGAGGGAAAGCCGGTAAAATTCATGGAAGCCAATGAGCAGATGTGCCGTTATATCGGCTATACCCATGAAGAATTTCTGGACTTAGTGACTGTTGATGTTAATTTTGAAGGTTTCAATATTAATCAGACCTTATGGTTGGAGCTGCGGGAAAGCCGTTATCTATTGAGTGAGTGTTTACACAAAACCAAAGATAATATATCTGTCCCTATAGAAATACATTATCATCTATTTCAACTGGATGGCAGAAATATAGTATTTACAACCATTCGGGATATTTCTGAACGCAAAAAAGCAGAAGAGAATCAGCGGAGATTGGAAAAAGACCTTAATCTTTCCAGCCGCTTGGCTTCGGTAGGTGCGCTGACAGCCGGTGTTGCCCACGAAATAAACAGTCCTCTGACCAGTATACTGGGCTTTTCGGAAAGGCTGGCCCGAAAATGCACCAGTGAAGAACAACACCGGGATATTGAACGTATACATACAGAAGCTTTGCGGGCAGCCAAGGTAGTAAATAACCTGCGAACATTTGCCCGCAGTTACGAACAGGAAAAGAAACTGTGCGGGCTTAATGACGTTATCCGCAAATCTATAGAGCTGCGTGAGTACGAGCTGGTTATTCAAAATATTGTGGTGGAACTGGAGCTGGCAGAAAATCTGCCGGCTACCCTGATGGATTTCTACAAGATACAGCAGGTGCTGATAAATATGATTCTTAATGCCGAACAAGCCATGTATCAGGCTCACGGGCGGGGCAGGTTGCTTATTAAAACTGAAGATATGGGCAATTTTATCCGCATGATAATAGAAGATAATGGTCCGGGTATTTCACCTGAGATTGCCGAAAGGGTATTTGACCCCTTTTTTACCACTAAGGAAGATAGCCGGGGTACGGGATTGGGACTGAGCGTGTGTTACGGTATCATTATGGAACATGACGGCAAAGTTCAGTTGGAAAGTAAGCTGGGGCAGGGAACCAGATTTATAATAGATTTGCCTGTGAAAAACAGCAAAATACCCCAAAGGAAACCTTCCAAGGTGGTGGTGGTTAAGGTGAATGCTAAGACCCGTGCAAAGCCGCCGAAATCTTTGCCTCAAAATCCGCCTGACTAA
- a CDS encoding response regulator, producing the protein MADLMTVREVAEYLRVTQKTIYRLLQRNAIPALKVSHSWRFDKSSIDEWLRKSAVGVRASVLVIDDEITVRSLFKETLEEQGHVVSMAKNGEEALEQLQSKDFDLVFLDLKMPGLNGAELYQKIRAIKPKLPVTIITGYPDSDTMAKVLAQGPFGVMNKPFGEMDIINATKNFLRISPEA; encoded by the coding sequence ATGGCTGATTTAATGACTGTTCGCGAAGTAGCCGAATATCTCAGAGTTACCCAGAAAACAATTTATCGTCTTCTCCAGCGTAATGCCATCCCTGCACTGAAGGTCAGCCATAGCTGGCGTTTTGACAAGTCATCTATTGACGAGTGGTTACGCAAAAGTGCTGTGGGCGTGAGAGCAAGTGTATTGGTGATTGATGATGAAATCACCGTGCGCAGCCTTTTCAAAGAAACCTTGGAAGAGCAGGGTCATGTAGTCAGTATGGCTAAAAACGGAGAGGAAGCCTTGGAACAGCTTCAAAGCAAAGATTTTGACCTGGTGTTTCTTGACCTCAAAATGCCCGGCTTGAACGGGGCAGAACTTTATCAGAAAATTCGGGCAATCAAACCGAAGCTTCCTGTTACCATCATAACCGGTTATCCGGACAGCGATACTATGGCAAAAGTGCTGGCTCAAGGGCCTTTCGGCGTTATGAACAAACCCTTTGGTGAGATGGATATCATAAACGCTACCAAGAATTTCCTGCGCATTTCCCCTGAAGCCTAG
- a CDS encoding alpha/beta hydrolase family protein, with protein sequence MVLASIALLGLPMIISAAIVPYVDSNLVAKYQIGNTQGQITCYQAGKDPEVLGLSIWYPTSGEGNFSFDGFTGTLADLSGGPYPLVIFNHGLNANYIDPLYLKESLVGQGYVVASIHFNDMPSISFSDYLSTTPRTDWDNRTDNLFSAVDYFFRDNYLNYLESFRINQSRLSLDYVLNLNENPASPFYGLIDVNKIGMAGHSLGGLTTLALSGAHPDPAIADPRIKAIILLATPAYPFENNLGNINIPVMVMRGVYDLMITSAEDNLWVTAEGLKPPEFFLVVSQSHHFTFSQSPYSISDPSPHINHDARLEVIMLYSLAFMDYYLKNDANALKVLEQQDPMLAQYYYELG encoded by the coding sequence ATGGTACTGGCAAGTATTGCTTTGCTCGGGTTGCCGATGATAATCAGCGCAGCCATAGTGCCTTATGTAGATTCAAATCTGGTAGCCAAATATCAAATAGGCAATACACAAGGGCAAATAACCTGCTACCAAGCGGGTAAAGACCCTGAGGTCCTTGGACTTTCAATTTGGTACCCTACCAGCGGCGAGGGCAACTTCTCTTTTGACGGGTTCACCGGTACACTGGCAGATTTGAGTGGCGGGCCGTATCCGCTGGTTATTTTTAATCACGGACTGAATGCCAATTATATTGACCCGCTTTACCTTAAAGAAAGCCTGGTGGGACAAGGCTATGTAGTGGCTTCAATCCATTTTAACGATATGCCTTCAATAAGTTTTTCGGATTATCTTTCCACTACCCCCCGGACAGACTGGGATAACCGTACTGATAACCTGTTTTCAGCAGTAGATTACTTTTTCCGTGACAATTACCTGAACTATCTGGAAAGTTTCCGCATAAATCAGTCACGGCTTAGTCTGGATTACGTACTGAATCTAAACGAAAACCCTGCTTCACCTTTTTACGGGCTGATAGATGTAAATAAGATTGGCATGGCGGGACATTCACTGGGAGGACTGACTACGCTGGCGCTTAGCGGTGCCCATCCTGACCCGGCTATAGCTGACCCGCGAATAAAAGCTATAATCCTTCTAGCTACGCCGGCCTATCCCTTCGAAAATAATCTGGGCAACATAAATATACCCGTAATGGTTATGCGGGGGGTTTATGACCTGATGATAACCAGTGCCGAAGATAATCTTTGGGTAACGGCCGAGGGGCTTAAACCGCCTGAATTTTTTCTGGTAGTCAGCCAATCCCACCACTTTACCTTCAGCCAATCACCTTACAGCATCTCTGACCCGTCGCCTCACATAAACCATGATGCGCGGCTTGAAGTTATCATGCTTTACAGTCTGGCATTTATGGACTACTACCTGAAGAATGATGCAAATGCCCTGAAGGTTCTGGAACAGCAAGACCCCATGCTGGCTCAATACTACTACGAACTGGGCTAA